A single region of the Sphingobium sp. TKS genome encodes:
- a CDS encoding SDR family NAD(P)-dependent oxidoreductase, with amino-acid sequence MSGLEQRSYIVTGAGGSIGRAAALILARRGANVVVADIVEAAAEETVRLIRAEGGNAVYSHCDVSIEDNAWSTVELAITEFGRLDGAFNNAGLPPVNVPLHQLTSADFQRSLDINVLGVFHCMKHQIAAMLKAGSGGSIVNTASVGGTVAIPAHGEYIAAKHAVIGLTRIAAVDYGQQGIRVNAVLPGAIRTPMLMSVIENEPSHAEFLKTAHPIGRYGSVAKIVKLEHAWRRLDGRNDDGFQVAPFPG; translated from the coding sequence ATGTCCGGATTGGAGCAACGCAGCTATATCGTGACGGGCGCAGGCGGCAGTATCGGCCGCGCTGCCGCCCTTATTCTTGCCCGTCGGGGCGCGAATGTGGTTGTCGCCGATATCGTCGAAGCCGCAGCCGAGGAAACGGTCAGACTGATACGCGCGGAAGGTGGCAACGCCGTCTACAGCCATTGCGACGTCAGTATCGAGGACAACGCGTGGTCGACCGTGGAACTCGCCATCACCGAATTCGGTCGCCTTGATGGCGCATTCAACAATGCGGGGCTGCCGCCGGTCAACGTGCCGCTTCATCAACTGACGAGCGCCGATTTCCAACGATCCCTGGATATCAACGTGCTCGGCGTTTTTCATTGCATGAAACATCAGATCGCAGCGATGCTGAAAGCGGGGAGCGGCGGTTCGATCGTGAACACGGCGTCGGTTGGCGGCACCGTCGCGATCCCCGCACATGGCGAGTACATCGCAGCCAAACATGCCGTTATCGGGCTGACGCGGATCGCTGCCGTCGATTACGGGCAACAGGGAATCCGCGTGAACGCAGTTCTACCGGGCGCTATCCGCACTCCGATGCTGATGTCGGTGATCGAGAACGAGCCTTCGCACGCGGAATTCCTGAAAACCGCCCACCCGATCGGTCGATATGGCTCTGTTGCAAAAATCGTGAAGCTTGAGCATGCTTGGCGGAGATTGGACGGACGGAACGATGACGGATTTCAAGTGGCGCCATTTCCAGGGTGA